A genomic window from Silene latifolia isolate original U9 population chromosome 11, ASM4854445v1, whole genome shotgun sequence includes:
- the LOC141613591 gene encoding uncharacterized protein LOC141613591, with amino-acid sequence MALCLRYVDKRGAVVERFLGIVHVGNTTSLTLKAAIQQLLLENSLTLSSVRGQGYDGASNMRGSINGLKSLIMNESPCAYYVHCFAHQLQLTLIAVAKKNVDCSELFDSLAILLNVIASSPKRKEIFRDKQAEHLEKALQMGEVASGSGLNQEKGLNRPGDTRWGSHFKTILSVFSSFSIVLDVLDEGNEDSYTC; translated from the coding sequence ATGGCTCTTTGCTTGCGATATGTTGATAAAAGAGGAGCGGTTGTAGAGAGGTTCTTGGGTATTGTGCATGTGGGTAACACTACTTCTTTAACACTTaaagctgcaatacaacaactgCTTCTTGAGAATTCTCTTACTTTGTCGAGTGTTAGAGGTCAAGGTTATGATGGTGCTAGCAATATGCGGGGTTCTATTAACGGTCTTAAAAGTTTAATCATGAATGAGTCTCCATGTGCTTATTATGTTCATTGTTTTGCTCACCAACTTCAGCTAACTCTTATTGCGGTGGCTAAGAAAAATGTTGATTGTAGTGAACTTTTTGATTCACTTGCTATTTTACTAAATGTGATTGCATCTTCACCTAAACGTAAAGAAATATTTAGAGATAAACAAGCAGAACATCTTGAGAAAGCATTACAAATGGGTGAAGTTGCATCAGGGAGTGGCTTAAATCAAGAAAAGGGTTTAAATAGACCGGGTGATACTCGTTGGGGATCACACTTTAAAACCATTTTGAGTGTGTTTTCTTCATTTTCCATCGTTCTGGATGTTCTTGATGAAGGAAAtgaagattcatatacatgttaa
- the LOC141613592 gene encoding uncharacterized protein LOC141613592, translated as MIRREYIRRGPCQPSNYTFPKTKRNFVRKWFEKYKPWLEYSIEKDAAYCFVCYLFKNDSACGGDAFVNGGFRTWSKSSAFDKHVGNHMSAHNNAMKNFDIFNKQKSSIACCFEKFTNEAKSDYRIRLENSIEALRFICLQGLASRGHDESGKSLNQGNYLELVKIFTKRDENTPRAPVLKAPGNCTLTSPDIQRDIISVFAKETTKKIIEELDGGFFGILADESADIAYKE; from the coding sequence ATGATAAGACGAGAATATATTCGGAGGGGTCCTTGTCAGCCTAGTAACTACACATTTCCTAAAACTAAGCGTAACTTTGTTCGTAAATGGTTTGAAAAGTATAAGCCTTGGCTTGAGTATAGTATAGAAAAAGATGCAGCGTATTGCTttgtttgttatttatttaagAATGATAGCGCTTGTGGAGGTGATGCTTTTGTTAATGGGGGGTTTAGAACATGGAGTAAAAGTAGTGCCTTTGATAAGCATGTTGGTAATCATATGAGCGCTCATAACAATGCTATGAAGAATTTTGATATATTCAACAAACAAAAGTCCTCTATAGCTTGTTGCTTTGAAAAGTTTACAAATGAAGCTAAAAGTGACTATCGCATTCGGTTAGAAAATTCAATTGAAGCATTGAGATTTATTTGTTTACAAGGACTGGCATCTCGTGGTCATGATGAAAGTGGAAAATCATTGAACCAAGGAAATTATCTTGAACTTGTGAAAATATTTACCAAGCGTGACGAAAATACGCCTAGAGCTCCCGTATTAAAAGCACCTGGAAATTGTACACTTACCTCCCCTGATATTCAAAGGGATATCATAAGTGTTTTTGCAAAAGAGACAACCAAAAAAATTATTGAAGAGTTAGATGGTGGCTTTTTTGGTATTCTTGCAGATGAGTCGGCTGATATAGCATATAAAGAGTAA